Proteins from a single region of Sinorhizobium alkalisoli:
- a CDS encoding LysE family translocator, with translation MSRIKRVDGRPGYEEVNKFAEAIMQPLPFALAVSLLLATPGPTNTLLWLSGATAGPRRSIRLLVAEVCGYLTVTIPISMFARPFLIALPELGILLRFAAAVWVLFLARSLWLTSASGAAERPIGAGQVFVTTLLNPKALVVALVIMPQVGLMAMLPWLAWFVVLTLTAGSLWIGAGAILGRGPTRKAGQQLFRRIAAGFLAFFSLAMAGSALATVV, from the coding sequence TTGAGCAGGATCAAACGGGTCGACGGGCGACCGGGCTATGAGGAAGTGAACAAATTTGCAGAAGCAATCATGCAGCCGCTCCCCTTCGCTCTCGCCGTCTCGCTGCTACTCGCAACACCGGGTCCGACCAACACGCTGCTGTGGTTATCGGGCGCGACGGCCGGCCCGCGCCGTTCCATTCGCCTGCTCGTAGCCGAGGTCTGCGGCTATCTCACCGTAACCATTCCGATATCGATGTTCGCCAGGCCATTCTTAATAGCCCTGCCTGAACTCGGGATACTGCTGAGGTTTGCAGCCGCGGTCTGGGTCCTGTTCTTAGCGCGCTCACTCTGGCTGACGTCGGCGTCGGGGGCCGCTGAGCGGCCGATCGGGGCGGGGCAGGTTTTCGTGACGACGCTTCTCAACCCCAAGGCTCTGGTCGTGGCACTGGTCATCATGCCACAGGTGGGTTTGATGGCAATGCTGCCCTGGCTCGCCTGGTTCGTGGTGCTGACGCTCACTGCCGGCTCGCTCTGGATCGGCGCCGGCGCAATTCTCGGCCGCGGTCCCACTCGCAAGGCCGGTCAGCAGCTGTTCCGCCGAATCGCGGCCGGTTTCCTCGCCTTCTTCTCCCTCGCGATGGCGGGCAGCGCGCTTGCCACGGTTGTCTGA
- a CDS encoding winged helix-turn-helix transcriptional regulator produces MTDDHRSGCPINLSLEVFGDKWSLLIIRDMIFGGKRHFRELLRSEEGISSNILADRLKTLTESGMLTKSADPSHKQKAIYSLTEKAIALVPIMAHLGAWGRRYLPVSEELSIRARLMEEGGPELWERFMDELRAEHLGPVAKPSEEISVRRALQSAYEEVVGRKTMQRELDEPSG; encoded by the coding sequence ATGACTGACGACCATCGCTCGGGCTGCCCGATCAACCTCTCGCTCGAAGTCTTCGGGGATAAATGGAGCCTCTTGATCATCCGCGACATGATCTTCGGCGGCAAGCGGCATTTCCGCGAGCTGTTGCGCTCCGAGGAAGGGATTTCCTCTAATATCCTCGCCGATCGACTGAAGACGCTTACGGAGTCCGGTATGCTCACGAAGAGCGCCGATCCCAGCCATAAGCAGAAGGCAATCTACAGCCTCACGGAAAAGGCGATCGCGCTGGTGCCGATCATGGCGCATCTCGGCGCCTGGGGTCGGCGCTACCTGCCTGTGAGCGAGGAGCTCAGCATCCGCGCGCGACTGATGGAAGAAGGCGGACCGGAGCTATGGGAGCGCTTCATGGACGAACTCAGGGCGGAACATCTCGGCCCTGTCGCGAAGCCGTCGGAGGAGATTTCCGTTCGCCGCGCCCTGCAGTCGGCCTATGAGGAAGTTGTCGGCCGCAAGACAATGCAACGGGAGCTCGACGAACCCAGCGGATAG